From Aspergillus chevalieri M1 DNA, chromosome 4, nearly complete sequence, a single genomic window includes:
- a CDS encoding uncharacterized protein (COG:S;~EggNog:ENOG410QDZF;~InterPro:IPR036397,IPR043502,IPR013103;~PFAM:PF07727;~go_function: GO:0003676 - nucleic acid binding [Evidence IEA]) — translation MEDNQRDAPNTHSEEAESPPQPSTREVDDSMNEERLQPESTTEVDDSQGVNESSLEGENDSPENRDGLVNELESSNREGSVNKHQTERRSARTHQPSNALIESRESEEIYSRKRKAEGEQDDDRPAQRMRAQLARLAIATELLIGDREYEVAHKAREKAGIRIPKSYSEAINDPIYGAKWKEAIHKELSTLMSFGTWKVIPRKQADGNISTCRWVFDVKLGLDGRIDRFKARLVARGNEQSDDDFDETFAPVFRLDSLRILCAIAARYGLIAHVMDALSAFAGSRLDKPNCMEIPEGLQDFDPDAKEGMVLKLLMSLYGLRQSAYLWHRKISRFLKSIGFDPITADPSIFINKRGLIIALYVDDIVIFGRGEGEIDAVKRKLKEFHPMTDGGLVKKLLGIRFMWRRDGSIRLDQESYARQILEEFGMGDCNPAYVPISPSVKLNSEDTPQLGRSEHKLFRRLIGRLIFMVVATRPDIAFAVNQLSQYLAEPRRIHLGAAKHILRYVKSTMAHGLTFSAKGREGLTVYADSAYANSAKSRSTTGFILMIDDAPITWTSRKQSVTAQSTTEAEYMAVSEAAKQVIWTRHFLYAIGKASIYGSTPTTIYEDNRGAINLADNPIDHPKTKHIAVRYHAIRDHIGNGEVRLEHLPTDQMIADALTKASHRDAHKRFIKRLSMI, via the coding sequence ATGGAAGATAATCAACGAGACGCTCCCAATACCCATTCAGAAGAGGCAGAatcaccaccacaaccatcCACGCGTGAGGTGGATGATAGTATGAATGAAGAAAGGCTGCAACCGGAATCCACGACTGAGGTGGATGATTCACAAGGTGTGAATGAATCATCATTGGAAGGGGAGAATGATTCTCCCGAGAACAGAGATGGTTTGGTGAATGAGCTTGAATCATCTAACAGAGAAGGTTCAGTGAATAAGCATCAAACTGAGCGCCGTTCTGCTCGAACACACCAACCATCAAACGCGCTGATAGAGAGCCGTGAAAGTGAGGAAATATATAGCCGCAagcgcaaagctgaaggggagcaggatgatgatcgtccagctcagcgcATGCGGGCTCAATTGGCAAGGCTTGCGATAGCTACTGAGTTGCTGATTGGTGACCGAGAATATGAGGTTGCGCATAAAGCGCGTGAGAAAGCAGGCATACGAATACCGAAATCGTACAGCGAAGCTATCAACGATCCGATATATGGTGCAAAATGGAAAGAGGCTATTCATAAGGAGCTGAGCACCCTGATGAGCTTTGGAACCTGGAAAGTTATACCCCGGAAGCAAGCTGATGGGAATATATCAACCTGCAGATGGGTGTTTGATGTCAAACTAGGCTTGGACGGCCGGATCGATAGGTTTAAGGCCAGGCTAGTTGCCAGGGGAAACGAGCAATCGGATGATGATTTTGATGAGACCTTTGCGCCGGTATTTCGACTTGATAGCCTGCGGATCTTGTGTGCAATTGCAGCCAGATATGGGCTCATTGCACATGTGATGGACGCATTAAGTGCTTTCGCTGGATCCAGACTTGACAAGCCGAACTGTATGGAGATTCCAGAAGGTCTTCAGGATTTCGACCCAGACGCCAAAGAGGGCATGGTTCTGAAACTGTTGATGTCTCTATATGGACTACGTCAGTCTGCATACCTGTGGCATCGAAAAATCAGTCGATTTTTGAAGAGTATTGGTTTTGATCCCATCACTGCGGATCCCAGTATTTTCATCAATAAGCGGGGACTGATTATTGCGCTGTATGTGGACGATATAGTTATATTCGGCAGGGGTGAGGGCGAAATTGACGCGGTAAAAAGGAAACTGAAGGAATTCCATCCAATGACTGATGGTGGATTAGTCAAGAAATTGCTTGGAATTCGCTTCATGTGGAGGAGAGATGGTTCCATTCGCCTAGACCAGGAATCATATGCACGTCAGAttcttgaggagtttggcATGGGCGATTGCAATCCTGCATACGTACCAATTAGCCCTAGTGTGAAGTTGAATTCGGAGGATACACCACAATTGGGACGGAGCGAGCACAAGTTATTTCGGAGATTGATTGGACGATTGATATTCATGGTAGTCGCTACCAGGCCCGATATCGCCTTTGCGGTCAATCAATTGTCTCAATATCTCGCTGAACCGCGCCGAATCCATCTTGGAGCCGCCAAGCATATACTTCGATACGTCAAATCAACTATGGCTCATGGATTGACGTTCAGTGCGAAGGGGAGAGAAGGATTAACTGTGTATGCAGATTCTGCATATGCTAATTCAGCAAAGAGCCGGTCAACAACAGGTTTCATACTGATGATTGATGACGCACCAATTACCTGGACAAGCCGGAAACAGTCAGTTACTGCGCAGAGTACGACTGAGGCCGAGTATATGGCAGTTTCAGAGGCTGCTAAACAAGTAATTTGGACACGCCACTTCCTATACGCTATAGGAAAGGCATCCATTTATGGCAGCACACCTACCACCATATATGAAGATAACCGGGGAGCTATCAATCTAGCTGACAATCCGATTGATCACCCAAAGACCAAGCATATCGCAGTGCGCTACCATGCCATACGGGACCATATAGGCAATGGTGAAGTCCGCCTTGAGCATCTACCCACAGATCAAATGATTGCTGATGCTCTAACAAAGGCAAGCCATCGTGATGCTCATAAACGATTTATTAAGAGATTGAGCATGATTTAA
- the CDC6 gene encoding AAA family ATPase CDC6 (COG:L;~EggNog:ENOG410PHC7;~InterPro:IPR003959,IPR036388,IPR027417,IPR036390, IPR015163,IPR016314;~PFAM:PF09079,PF00004,PF13401;~go_function: GO:0005524 - ATP binding [Evidence IEA];~go_function: GO:0016887 - ATPase activity [Evidence IEA];~go_process: GO:0006270 - DNA replication initiation [Evidence IEA];~go_process: GO:0051301 - cell division [Evidence IEA]), with protein MTATVLGKRSRGALRTEAPALPVRTSSKRRSRTPRILQAEDKSSVSSPRQLRSRGRKNSSIAEEKDQENDTAEKSAPAAETRRFKHTIQPTTSPVKVHSHLQTTIKPANDENADPIGIKTPSKSRYQDVLESPPITPKHRVQVGAKSLTPRTPRHVSTPTTTTTTTTTQTVYTQARQLFARGANSGRLIGRETEREKLRSFIEDGVESQRGGCLYVSGPPGTGKSAMIDEVCQEMDFSAVKTAHVNCASMRGPRDVYSKLVEEFCDDSEIFKKSEADRLKAMFIPDKSEDGLFFVTLDEIDHLLTSDAGVLQSLFEWALHSKSKLMLIGIANALDLTDRSLPQLKAKNLKPRLLPFLPYNANQIANVITNRLRSLLPSDQNAEPNFVPFVQPAAIQLCAKKVASQTGDLRKAFELVKRAVDLIEQETLKKLEKQNDDPQTPSKTILIENKNLSTPAKTPQPNDSISVYTALNAPRASIAHVARITSSAFGQGTVQRLQNINLQQKAVICSLIALDRKRREDGITSTPSKTKISAPTVKQIFDTYCALCRNDNILHPLTATEFKDVLSNLETMGLVGEFQGRGRGGTVAGGSDLRRTPSRSSTSTPVKGSDEQGLVCFVSQREIEGQIAGPGEGILRRLLSGQGL; from the exons ATGACAGCGACGGTTCTGGGAAAGCGCTCACGAGGAGCACTACGAACTGAAG CACCTGCGCTACCGGTACGCACTTCCAGCAAGCGTCGGTCGCGGACACCTCGCATTCTTCAAGCGGAGGATAAGTCTTCGGTATCGTCACCACGCCAATTGCGTTCCCGGGGGAGGAAGAACAGCTCGATAGCCGAAGAAAAAGATCAAGAAAACGACACAGCTGAAAAAAGTGCCCCTGCTGCTGAGACCAGACGCTTTAAGCATACCATTCAGCCAACCACATCCCCCGTCAAAGTCCACTCGCACCTCCAAACGACAATAAAGCCTGCGAATG ATGAGAATGCAGACCCCATCGGAATCAAAACTCCTTCCAAGTCCCGATACCAAGATGTACTCGAATCGCCTCCTATTACCCCAAAACATCGAGTCCAAGTCGGCGCCAAGTCCTTGACTCCGCGCACTCCACGACATGTCTCTACACCGACAACTACTacgaccaccaccacaacccAAACAGTGTATACGCAAGCTCGGCAGCTGTTTGCTCGGGGAGCGAATTCCGGTCGGTTAATTGGTCGCGAAACGGAGCGGGAGAAGTTGAGATCGTTCATCGAAGATGGTGTGGAATCGCAAAGAGGTGGTTGCTTATACGTCAGTGGGCCTCCCGGTACCGGCAAAAGTGCGATGATCGATGAAGTGTGTCAAGAGATGGACTTTTCGGCCGTGAAGACTGCACATGTCAACTGTGCGAGTATGCGGGGACCCCGTGATGTTTACAGCAAACTCGTTGAGGAATTCTGCGACGACTCGGAGATCTTTAAGAAGAGTGAGGCAGACCGACTGAAAGCCATGTTTATCCCGGACAAGTCGGAAGACGGACTGTTCTTTGTTACCTTGGATGAAATCGACCACCTTCTCACCTCGGACGCTGGAGTATTACAGTCGCTTTTCGAGTGGGCATTGCATAGCAAGTCTAAACTCATGCTCATTGGAATCGCCAacgcgcttgacttgacagATCGATCCCTTCCACAACTCAAGGCGAAAAACCTCAAACCTCGACTACTCCCCTTCTTGCCATACAACGCCAACCAGATCGCCAATGTGATTACGAACCGTCTTCGGTCATTGCTTCCCAGTGACCAAAATGCTGAACCGAACTTTGTACCTTTTGTTCAGCCGGCTGCTATCCAATTATGTGCGAAAAAGGTGGCTTCCCAGACGGGTGATCTACGGAAAGCCTTCGAGCTTGTTAAGCGCGCTGTCGATCTCATTGAACAGGAGACTTTGAAGAAGCTGGAGAAGCAAAACGATGATCCGCAGACTCCGTCCAAGACTATCCTGATCGAAAACAAAAACCTATCAACCCCTGCAAAGACACCACAACCGAATGATTCGATATCAGTTTACACTGCTCTTAACGCACCTCGAGCTAGCATTGCCCACGTGGCACGCATTACCTCATCCGCTTTTGGACAAGGCACCGTTCAAAGACTGCAGAACATCAATCTCCAGCAAAAAGCAGTTATCTGTTCCTTGATAGCACTCGACCGAAAGCGACGTGAAGACGGCATCACGAGCACACCGTCCAAAACCAAGATCTCCGCCCCAACTGTTAAGCAAATTTTCGACACGTACTGCGCGTTGTGCCGAAATGATAACATCCTTCATCCTCTCACGGCGACCGAGTTCAAGGATGTGCTAAGCAATCTGGAAACGATGGGCTTGGTTGGTGAATTCCAAGGCCGTGGTCGAGGAGGTACGGTTGCCGGTGGCTCGGATTTGAGACGCACTCCATCAAGATCTTCTACCTCGACACCTGTCAAGGGCTCAGATGAACAAGGACTCGTTTGCTTTGTTTCGCAAAGAGAAATTGAAGGCCAAATAGCGGGTCCAGGAGAGGGCATCTTAAGAAGGTTGCTTTCAGGCCAAGGACTGTAA